A genomic segment from Polyangium mundeleinium encodes:
- a CDS encoding tetratricopeptide repeat protein translates to MLVELHREMRAGRSDGERADRLRDEMDAPYLAASEEEQALLDDLSEDLYIIEGKRRVEPLVEGETLENVQKQLASAFRADENRRTLELLRKLPTLEAHHIDAIGMCWERQGFYIAASCFYDFANEIEPNDTHEVLAFHALARAGLTDETSRRAAEIELRDHPSARLMLEAACILERAAVGAAEEAARKHTHELVVRLVERAWSDDAALPLSRAAGLVAAGIAYDRLGDKERALQSFERAVAAHHYHETLVARGLALLHVDRTRAMWDFTEAAKQGTRHEWPYLYAALFALESGRIADAERFCEAGLSITRQAQPRGLLLECWAIAAAGLRRPARQVNALFDQAMAELPLDMRIRRNARRYREALQAERVLPVNEYERAEDIDEAQAWESLRQLAA, encoded by the coding sequence TTGCTCGTCGAGCTGCACCGAGAAATGCGAGCAGGACGCAGCGATGGGGAGCGGGCGGACCGGCTTCGCGACGAGATGGATGCGCCCTACCTCGCTGCGAGCGAGGAGGAGCAAGCGCTCCTCGACGATCTTTCCGAGGACCTTTACATCATCGAAGGGAAGCGTCGAGTCGAGCCGCTCGTCGAGGGGGAGACCCTCGAAAACGTACAGAAGCAGCTTGCGTCTGCATTCAGGGCCGATGAGAACCGCCGAACGCTGGAGCTTTTGAGGAAGTTGCCAACGCTCGAAGCACACCATATCGATGCCATTGGGATGTGCTGGGAACGACAGGGGTTCTACATCGCCGCGAGTTGCTTCTACGATTTTGCGAATGAGATAGAGCCTAACGATACGCATGAGGTGCTCGCGTTTCATGCACTCGCTAGAGCCGGCCTGACCGATGAGACTTCCCGGCGCGCAGCGGAGATCGAACTGCGAGACCATCCATCGGCGAGGCTCATGCTCGAAGCGGCTTGCATCCTCGAACGAGCAGCGGTGGGAGCCGCCGAGGAAGCGGCTCGCAAGCATACCCACGAGCTCGTCGTCCGGCTCGTGGAGCGTGCGTGGAGCGATGATGCCGCGCTTCCCCTATCTCGCGCGGCTGGTCTGGTTGCTGCTGGAATCGCTTACGACCGGCTAGGCGATAAGGAGCGTGCCCTGCAATCCTTTGAGCGCGCCGTGGCGGCTCACCACTACCATGAGACGTTGGTCGCACGCGGACTCGCGCTGTTGCACGTCGACCGAACGCGGGCAATGTGGGACTTTACGGAAGCCGCCAAACAGGGCACGAGACACGAGTGGCCTTACTTGTATGCCGCGCTCTTCGCGCTCGAATCCGGGCGCATTGCGGATGCGGAGCGCTTCTGCGAAGCCGGCCTTTCGATCACGCGGCAGGCACAGCCACGCGGTTTGCTCCTGGAGTGCTGGGCGATCGCCGCGGCCGGGCTCCGGCGGCCAGCAAGACAGGTGAACGCCCTGTTTGATCAGGCGATGGCAGAGCTGCCGCTGGACATGAGAATCCGTCGGAACGCAAGGCGATACAGGGAAGCGCTTCAGGCCGAGCGCGTGCTGCCCGTTAACGAGTACGAGCGTGCCGAAGACATCGACGAAGCGCAGGCGTGGGAATCCCTGCGGCAGCTGGCCGCCTGA
- a CDS encoding Uma2 family endonuclease: MTSLAISTEPKAEELPDDLPPDDLWSDQAPMESTEHLAQITLLLESIELFWKDRTDFFAAGDLTIYFSPKQLKNEKFNGPDFFVVLGAERKPRRSWTVWHEGGLYPNVIVEVLSPSTRKLDQGLKKQVYQDVFRTPEYFWFDPETKEFAGFELVKGRYTPLEPDASGRLWSAQLGLFLGVHADKLRFFTKEGALVPTGRERAESEHERAEAEHARAARLAEKLRALGVDPDKL, from the coding sequence ATGACGTCCCTGGCCATTTCCACGGAGCCCAAAGCCGAGGAGCTGCCGGACGACCTGCCGCCGGACGACCTCTGGAGTGACCAGGCGCCCATGGAGTCCACCGAGCACCTCGCACAGATCACGCTCCTCCTGGAGAGCATCGAGCTCTTCTGGAAGGATCGGACGGACTTCTTCGCCGCGGGCGACCTGACGATCTACTTCAGCCCGAAGCAGCTCAAAAACGAGAAGTTCAACGGCCCCGACTTCTTCGTCGTGCTCGGTGCCGAGCGCAAGCCGCGCAGGAGCTGGACCGTCTGGCACGAGGGCGGCCTCTACCCGAACGTGATCGTCGAGGTGCTCTCCCCGAGCACCCGGAAGCTCGATCAAGGCCTCAAGAAGCAGGTCTACCAGGACGTCTTCCGCACGCCCGAGTACTTCTGGTTCGACCCGGAGACCAAGGAGTTCGCCGGCTTCGAGCTCGTGAAAGGCCGGTACACGCCACTCGAGCCCGACGCATCCGGGCGCCTGTGGAGCGCGCAGCTCGGCCTCTTCCTCGGCGTTCACGCGGACAAGCTTCGTTTCTTCACGAAGGAAGGCGCGCTCGTCCCGACCGGTCGCGAGCGAGCAGAATCCGAGCACGAGCGCGCAGAAGCCGAACACGCGCGCGCCGCTCGCCTCGCCGAGAAGCTCCGCGCCCTCGGCGTCGATCCCGACAAGCTCTAA